One window of the Candidatus Chryseobacterium colombiense genome contains the following:
- a CDS encoding ribonuclease H-like YkuK family protein encodes METQQQTWQNMTGKIFQQSITQLVEEAIIREQAKGHRLKVCVGSDSHVYGEAINYATAVVFIREGKGAFTFIRKEREIQSISIKERMLNEVNKSVEIAYAICSILETYDVEMEVHADINTDPDFKSNVALRDAMGYILGMGYVFKAKPYAFASSNCADMMV; translated from the coding sequence ATGGAAACGCAACAACAAACATGGCAGAACATGACGGGAAAAATTTTCCAACAGTCTATCACACAGCTGGTAGAAGAAGCCATCATCCGCGAACAGGCAAAAGGACACCGATTGAAAGTATGTGTGGGTTCAGACTCCCACGTTTATGGGGAGGCTATCAATTATGCTACGGCGGTTGTCTTTATTCGTGAGGGAAAAGGAGCGTTTACCTTTATCAGAAAAGAAAGAGAAATACAAAGTATCAGTATCAAAGAGCGTATGTTGAACGAGGTAAACAAATCCGTAGAAATCGCTTATGCCATTTGCTCTATTCTGGAAACTTATGATGTGGAAATGGAGGTACACGCAGACATTAACACAGACCCGGATTTTAAATCTAACGTAGCGTTGAGAGACGCCATGGGATATATTCTGGGAATGGGATATGTATTTAAAGCAAAACCTTACGCATTCGCAAGTTCTAATTGTGCTGATATGATGGTGTGA
- a CDS encoding exonuclease domain-containing protein: protein MFLYDKVIVIDIEATCWEKGQIPENQKREIIEIGICKLNMSDGNIEEKRSYLIKPTHSEVSEYCTQLTGITPEKLEKEGISYKEACSNIKNRYNSLRRTYAGYGGFDKSIMESQCKEFDVKFPFSETYLDLKVLISLMSGEKPIGLLKELEARNIDFEGSNHNGADDAFNTAKLLYHVLKK from the coding sequence ATGTTTTTATACGACAAAGTAATCGTCATAGATATTGAAGCCACGTGCTGGGAAAAAGGACAAATCCCCGAAAATCAGAAAAGAGAAATCATTGAGATCGGGATTTGTAAACTCAATATGTCGGACGGAAATATCGAAGAAAAGAGAAGTTATCTGATAAAACCAACACATTCGGAAGTAAGCGAATATTGTACTCAATTGACAGGAATTACTCCCGAAAAATTGGAAAAAGAAGGAATTTCATATAAAGAGGCCTGTTCAAATATAAAAAACAGATACAATTCATTACGAAGAACATACGCAGGTTATGGCGGATTCGATAAATCAATTATGGAAAGTCAATGTAAAGAATTTGATGTTAAATTTCCATTTAGTGAAACCTATCTTGACTTGAAAGTATTGATAAGTTTAATGTCTGGAGAAAAACCAATCGGACTTTTAAAAGAACTTGAAGCAAGAAATATAGATTTTGAAGGAAGTAATCACAATGGTGCAGATGACGCTTTTAACACAGCGAAATTATTGTATCATGTTTTAAAAAAGTAA
- a CDS encoding DUF5565 family protein, with product MKKISTLFKKDIHNLGRVINEINPENNWVFDGKAIATQKYDGSACAVINGKLYKRYDAKKGKTAPEGAIPCQEADLITGHHPHWVACDIDKKEDQYFWEGFNALAELGEVEDGTYELIGEKIQGNPENIKGHLLVKHGENILSLESLDFEFIKNFLSNPENNMEGIVFHHTADHRMCKIRKSDFGVRRKVVKELVV from the coding sequence ATGAAAAAGATAAGTACACTATTCAAAAAAGATATACATAATTTAGGAAGAGTTATTAACGAAATTAATCCTGAAAATAATTGGGTTTTTGATGGAAAAGCTATTGCTACACAAAAGTATGACGGTTCTGCATGTGCAGTAATCAACGGTAAATTATATAAAAGATACGATGCCAAGAAAGGAAAAACAGCTCCTGAAGGCGCAATTCCGTGTCAGGAAGCAGATCTTATTACCGGCCATCATCCGCATTGGGTAGCGTGTGATATTGATAAAAAAGAAGATCAATACTTTTGGGAAGGTTTCAACGCTTTGGCTGAATTAGGTGAGGTAGAAGACGGAACGTACGAACTTATTGGAGAGAAGATACAAGGAAATCCCGAAAATATTAAAGGTCATTTATTGGTAAAACATGGAGAAAATATTCTTAGTTTGGAAAGTTTGGATTTTGAATTTATCAAGAACTTTTTGAGTAATCCTGAGAATAATATGGAAGGTATTGTTTTCCATCATACCGCTGATCATCGGATGTGTAAAATTAGAAAATCTGACTTTGGCGTCCGCAGAAAAGTAGTAAAAGAACTTGTTGTTTAA
- a CDS encoding nucleoside hydrolase, with translation MKYKLPFHFDMETADPDDSMTLAILATHPKLHLASVSIHPGGKDQIGFVRRVLQILDREDVRIGCGIPKNSASRVSDFYRNWVGKFENSEADDTAAKIMAETLHQFPDCTLLTGAALTNPYALWGNGVFFDRWFCQGGFAGDNIVPKEHRLEKFDGKITCATFNLNGNPLAAEKLLSIPMTERRLISKNVCHSAVFTKKDAEMLIPFQNENKGLKLFLKAVELKEKALHDTVAALLAIDPSKAVWAEVIPYRQRGEWGSQKEEENSGHNSSLITTHIPDLKDLWMLIKP, from the coding sequence ATGAAATATAAATTACCTTTTCATTTTGATATGGAAACGGCTGATCCGGATGATTCTATGACGTTGGCTATTTTGGCAACGCATCCGAAGCTTCATCTGGCAAGCGTTTCTATACATCCGGGAGGAAAAGATCAAATCGGATTTGTAAGACGAGTCTTGCAAATTTTGGACAGGGAAGATGTACGCATTGGATGTGGAATTCCGAAAAATTCAGCCAGCCGGGTTTCGGATTTTTATCGAAATTGGGTTGGGAAATTTGAAAATTCTGAAGCAGATGATACGGCGGCAAAAATTATGGCTGAAACACTTCATCAATTTCCTGATTGTACTTTATTGACTGGAGCAGCCCTTACAAATCCGTATGCTCTCTGGGGAAACGGAGTTTTCTTTGATCGTTGGTTTTGCCAAGGCGGTTTTGCAGGGGATAATATTGTTCCAAAAGAACATCGGCTGGAAAAATTTGACGGGAAAATTACCTGTGCGACTTTCAACCTGAATGGAAATCCGTTGGCTGCAGAAAAGTTACTGTCAATTCCAATGACAGAAAGGCGACTGATCAGTAAAAATGTATGTCACTCCGCTGTTTTTACTAAGAAAGATGCAGAAATGCTCATCCCGTTTCAAAATGAAAATAAAGGACTGAAATTGTTTCTTAAAGCAGTGGAGCTTAAAGAAAAAGCACTTCATGATACTGTTGCGGCCTTATTGGCTATAGATCCTTCAAAAGCAGTTTGGGCAGAAGTTATTCCTTACAGACAACGTGGTGAGTGGGGTTCTCAGAAAGAGGAAGAAAATTCCGGACATAATTCATCATTGATCACAACTCACATTCCGGATTTAAAAGATCTGTGGATGTTGATTAAACCTTAA
- a CDS encoding metallophosphoesterase family protein, whose amino-acid sequence MKPNIFFTADHHFGHENIIKFSERPFESLEHMNEELIKRWNERIGKDDTVYHLGDISLGKPDFTKEILDRLNGNIHLIKGNHEGAALTYPKRFASIRDYHELRIDEPENSNGKQKIILFHYAMRTWNGSHRGVWQLYGHSHGTLPDDEMALSFDVGVDCHNFYPVSYEEVKEIMKKKKWTPPFAPRN is encoded by the coding sequence ATGAAACCCAATATATTTTTCACAGCAGACCACCATTTTGGTCACGAAAATATTATAAAATTTTCCGAAAGACCTTTTGAGTCTTTAGAACACATGAATGAAGAACTCATCAAAAGATGGAATGAAAGGATCGGCAAGGACGATACTGTTTACCATTTGGGCGATATCAGTTTAGGAAAACCAGATTTCACGAAAGAAATTTTGGATCGATTAAATGGAAATATTCATTTAATAAAAGGCAATCACGAAGGTGCAGCACTGACTTATCCTAAAAGATTTGCTTCGATCAGAGATTATCACGAACTGAGAATTGACGAGCCTGAAAACAGTAATGGCAAACAGAAAATCATTCTTTTTCATTATGCCATGAGAACATGGAACGGTTCACATCGCGGAGTTTGGCAACTCTACGGACATTCACACGGAACATTGCCGGATGATGAAATGGCATTGAGCTTCGATGTGGGTGTAGATTGTCATAATTTTTACCCGGTTTCTTACGAAGAAGTGAAAGAAATTATGAAAAAGAAAAAATGGACGCCACCGTTTGCTCCGAGAAATTAA
- a CDS encoding exonuclease domain-containing protein, whose amino-acid sequence MKTTNEIVIIDLEATCWENDRIPAGQKTDIIEIGICELNRTTQAISKKQSIYVIPERSKISKFCTDLTGITPQLIEEKGIYFEEACGKIRDEYGSTQLTWAGFGNFDKEQIIEQCDYLGIEKPFFRKLHQRDVSIQKL is encoded by the coding sequence ATGAAAACAACCAATGAAATTGTAATCATCGATTTGGAAGCCACATGTTGGGAAAACGACAGAATTCCCGCCGGACAAAAAACCGATATTATAGAAATTGGAATTTGCGAATTAAACAGAACAACACAGGCAATTTCCAAGAAACAAAGTATTTATGTAATTCCAGAAAGGTCTAAGATCAGTAAATTTTGTACGGATCTGACCGGAATTACACCACAATTAATTGAAGAAAAAGGAATCTATTTCGAAGAAGCCTGTGGGAAAATCAGAGATGAATATGGCTCAACTCAGCTTACCTGGGCAGGTTTTGGAAACTTTGATAAAGAGCAGATTATCGAACAATGCGATTACCTAGGCATTGAAAAACCCTTTTTCCGAAAATTACATCAACGTGATGTATCAATTCAAAAATTATAA
- a CDS encoding exonuclease domain-containing protein codes for MKTTDNILIIDLEATCWNDRPPRGQESEIIEIGVCIMDAKTGKISKNEGILVKPQYSKVSPFCTELTSITQKMLDDEGILLEDALDILRAEYDSEDLTWASYGNYDLNMLQNQARRFQTDYPLSDDHINVKTLFGELHPTVRKSVGMARALGELNLKLEGTHHRGVDDAKNIAKILHWCLQQYYLNLCCQSGLL; via the coding sequence GTGAAAACAACAGACAACATATTAATTATAGACCTTGAAGCCACGTGTTGGAATGACCGACCGCCGAGAGGTCAGGAAAGTGAAATCATAGAGATCGGAGTTTGTATTATGGATGCAAAAACCGGTAAGATTTCCAAAAATGAGGGAATTTTAGTGAAGCCTCAATACTCGAAAGTGAGTCCGTTTTGTACGGAGCTGACGTCCATTACCCAGAAAATGCTTGATGATGAAGGTATTTTACTGGAAGATGCATTAGATATTCTGAGAGCAGAATACGATTCTGAGGACCTGACCTGGGCTAGTTACGGAAACTACGACCTCAATATGCTCCAAAATCAGGCAAGAAGATTTCAGACAGATTATCCTTTGAGTGATGACCATATCAATGTGAAAACCTTATTCGGAGAATTGCATCCGACGGTTCGCAAAAGTGTCGGAATGGCAAGAGCTTTGGGCGAACTGAATCTCAAGCTTGAAGGTACCCATCACAGAGGTGTGGACGACGCTAAAAATATTGCGAAAATATTGCATTGGTGTTTACAACAATACTACCTGAATCTCTGTTGTCAAAGCGGATTACTCTGA
- a CDS encoding GIY-YIG nuclease family protein, which translates to MKNTIKQQLRERAKDHKITMGIISVKNTVTGKQFIQGSLNLEALVNKIKFQLNSGQFTNSELQKDWKEFGNDVFTFEFIHIIDNHENSYINYRQEISKAEQILISEIKTALY; encoded by the coding sequence ATGAAAAATACTATAAAACAACAACTTAGAGAAAGAGCAAAAGATCACAAAATAACAATGGGGATTATTTCTGTAAAAAACACGGTTACGGGAAAACAGTTTATTCAGGGAAGTTTAAACCTTGAAGCATTGGTGAATAAAATAAAATTTCAGTTAAACAGCGGACAATTCACAAATTCCGAACTGCAAAAAGACTGGAAAGAATTTGGAAATGATGTTTTTACTTTTGAATTCATTCATATTATTGATAATCATGAAAATAGCTACATTAATTATCGTCAGGAAATTTCAAAGGCAGAACAAATTCTTATTTCTGAAATAAAAACAGCATTATATTAA
- a CDS encoding MarR family transcriptional regulator, giving the protein MINSDLLFLMNINKLQSIIARKFDSLSVHGLSFNDFVILYVLYNSSESKMRRIDLAEKIGLTASGITRLLNPLEKIGLVSREANERDARVSYVVITETGKKVFEEAKVTAENVTKDIFPMKKNKSLQTMNDLLFELGGNIQ; this is encoded by the coding sequence ATGATTAATTCAGATTTATTATTTTTAATGAATATTAACAAACTTCAGTCAATCATTGCCAGAAAGTTTGATTCTTTGAGTGTTCATGGGTTGAGCTTCAATGATTTTGTAATTCTTTATGTGCTTTACAATTCATCCGAAAGCAAAATGCGAAGAATTGATCTGGCAGAAAAAATCGGACTGACCGCTTCCGGAATTACCCGACTTCTGAATCCTTTGGAAAAAATAGGTTTGGTTTCCAGAGAGGCAAATGAAAGGGATGCAAGAGTGAGCTATGTTGTCATTACAGAAACGGGAAAAAAAGTTTTTGAAGAAGCCAAAGTGACAGCAGAAAATGTGACTAAAGATATTTTCCCAATGAAAAAAAACAAATCTTTACAAACAATGAATGATCTTTTATTTGAACTGGGAGGAAATATTCAATAG
- a CDS encoding VOC family protein has product MIKGLYETHVQVSDLNTAIKFYTEVLGLEFAHKDETRPIAFLWIRKNKESMLGLWEQKENFQTRHFAFTADKEDILNYSVEFLKNKNLKPYNFLKDGNTQPMVFAWMPALAIYFNDPDGNQLEFISILEGDGKPELGVLSYEEWLEKK; this is encoded by the coding sequence ATGATTAAAGGATTGTATGAAACCCATGTCCAGGTAAGTGATTTAAACACTGCAATAAAATTCTATACTGAAGTTTTAGGATTGGAATTCGCTCATAAGGACGAAACCCGTCCGATTGCCTTTTTATGGATCAGGAAAAATAAAGAATCAATGTTGGGTTTATGGGAGCAAAAAGAGAATTTCCAAACTAGACACTTTGCATTTACCGCCGACAAAGAAGATATTCTGAATTATTCTGTTGAATTTCTAAAAAACAAAAATCTGAAGCCCTACAATTTTCTGAAAGACGGAAATACACAACCTATGGTTTTTGCGTGGATGCCTGCTTTAGCGATTTATTTTAATGATCCTGATGGAAATCAACTGGAATTTATCTCTATTTTAGAAGGCGATGGGAAACCGGAATTAGGCGTGCTTTCTTATGAGGAATGGCTGGAGAAAAAGTAA
- a CDS encoding TROVE domain-containing protein has translation MKFNFLRKENKVVANYEGEKAYTMTPAEELYSAVVTTGLSNTTYEKGNDRLARIQSLILKNDPEFVAKLAIYVRKDMYLRSIPLVLTIKLAKQASGTDLVSRTVDGVIQRADEITELLAYYQLANERTDLKKLNKLSKQIQKGLVKSFNKFDEYQFAKYNRKAEVTLKDALFLVHPKAKDENQQAIFDKIVNDSLETPYTWEVELSVLGQTKFTDKAERKLAFKNKWEELIFSNKLGYMATLRNLRNILEANVSPEAMNKVCSYLSDERAVRNSKQLPFRFLAAYRELKNIDSKYTSSIMEALESAVMVSAKNIKGFGFDTSVVIAADVSGSMQQPVSPKSKVLLYDIGLLMSMMLQSQCKNVITGMFGSRWKRVPMPKSGILTNVDAFYKREGEVGYSTNGYLVIKDLLNRREKVDKIMLFTDTQMWNSNRTRNSFEDSWNQYKSINPNAKLYIFDLAGYGRQPLDVRKNDVYLIAGWSDKIFDVLNALEDRKSAIEMIKKVVL, from the coding sequence ATGAAATTTAATTTTTTAAGAAAAGAGAATAAAGTAGTAGCTAACTACGAAGGTGAAAAGGCTTACACCATGACGCCTGCAGAAGAATTGTACAGTGCTGTTGTTACAACAGGATTATCAAACACAACTTATGAAAAAGGAAATGACAGATTGGCGAGAATCCAGTCTCTGATTCTGAAAAATGATCCCGAATTCGTCGCAAAATTAGCAATTTACGTAAGAAAAGATATGTATTTGCGTTCGATTCCATTGGTTTTGACAATCAAATTGGCAAAACAAGCTTCGGGTACAGACTTGGTAAGCAGAACTGTTGATGGCGTTATCCAGAGAGCAGACGAAATCACAGAATTGCTGGCGTATTACCAATTGGCGAACGAAAGAACAGATTTGAAAAAATTGAACAAACTTTCAAAACAAATTCAGAAAGGTTTGGTAAAATCATTCAATAAATTTGATGAATACCAGTTCGCAAAATATAACAGAAAAGCAGAAGTTACCTTGAAAGACGCCTTGTTCTTGGTTCACCCAAAAGCAAAAGATGAAAATCAACAGGCTATTTTCGACAAAATCGTTAACGATTCTTTGGAAACTCCTTACACTTGGGAAGTTGAACTTTCAGTATTGGGTCAGACAAAATTCACAGATAAAGCGGAAAGAAAATTAGCTTTCAAAAACAAATGGGAAGAATTGATTTTCAGCAATAAATTGGGTTATATGGCAACGTTGCGAAACCTTAGAAATATTCTGGAAGCCAACGTTTCTCCGGAAGCAATGAACAAAGTATGCAGCTATTTGTCGGATGAAAGAGCCGTAAGAAACTCAAAACAATTGCCATTCAGATTTTTGGCAGCGTATAGAGAATTGAAAAATATCGATTCAAAATATACCTCATCCATCATGGAAGCATTGGAAAGTGCAGTGATGGTCAGTGCGAAAAATATTAAAGGTTTTGGTTTTGATACTTCGGTTGTGATTGCGGCAGACGTCTCAGGTTCGATGCAGCAACCGGTTTCTCCAAAATCTAAAGTATTGTTGTACGATATCGGTTTACTGATGTCAATGATGTTGCAGTCACAGTGTAAAAATGTGATTACAGGTATGTTCGGTAGCAGGTGGAAAAGAGTTCCGATGCCTAAAAGCGGTATTTTGACCAACGTAGATGCTTTCTATAAAAGAGAAGGTGAAGTGGGTTATTCTACAAACGGTTATCTGGTGATTAAAGATTTGCTGAACAGACGTGAAAAAGTAGATAAAATAATGCTTTTCACAGACACACAAATGTGGAACAGCAATAGAACCCGAAATTCTTTTGAAGATTCATGGAATCAGTATAAAAGTATCAATCCCAATGCAAAATTGTATATTTTTGACTTGGCGGGTTACGGAAGACAACCTTTGGATGTCAGAAAAAATGATGTATACTTGATCGCGGGTTGGTCCGACAAAATTTTCGACGTACTGAATGCTTTGGAAGACCGAAAATCTGCCATAGAAATGATTAAAAAAGTAGTGCTGTAA
- a CDS encoding helix-turn-helix transcriptional regulator codes for MSFFGVNIKKIRQVKGLSQKAFADLFELNRGVISAYEEGRAEPKIETVLKVAHYFSLDLDDFLTKTLQVNHLASPSNIDSLMFVNETPTSSQLSIQKQEISAEEKIMQKILANSDFVYEFTLSSPTFSHYQTGDILFLKLANPQNEISQTLYTLKNETLKAVTNTDTKNKEPYYKIIGYFSFEQKNILASILERIENLERK; via the coding sequence ATGAGTTTTTTCGGCGTAAACATCAAGAAAATAAGACAAGTTAAAGGCCTGAGTCAGAAAGCTTTCGCAGATCTCTTCGAATTAAACCGAGGAGTCATAAGTGCCTACGAGGAAGGCAGAGCTGAGCCTAAGATCGAAACTGTTTTAAAAGTTGCTCATTATTTTAGCCTCGACCTTGATGACTTTCTTACCAAAACCCTTCAGGTAAATCATTTAGCCAGTCCATCCAATATTGACAGCTTGATGTTTGTAAATGAAACCCCTACCTCTTCGCAACTCTCTATTCAGAAGCAGGAGATTTCAGCAGAAGAAAAGATCATGCAAAAAATTTTAGCAAATTCAGATTTTGTCTATGAATTTACTCTGAGCAGCCCAACTTTTTCACATTATCAGACAGGCGATATTCTTTTTTTAAAACTCGCCAATCCTCAAAATGAAATATCCCAAACGCTTTACACTTTAAAAAACGAAACCCTGAAAGCAGTTACCAATACAGACACCAAAAATAAAGAGCCTTATTATAAAATAATAGGTTACTTTTCCTTTGAACAAAAAAATATCCTTGCCAGTATTTTGGAAAGGATAGAAAATTTGGAGAGAAAATAA
- a CDS encoding YbjN domain-containing protein, which yields MKNKNFEKVKEWLLDYEFNVTFEDEGQSILIIEKESNGIKNMILIISDSILIMEQFLFEIKHPTESIYRTLLQKNRDIVHGAFVLDGSGKRVIFRDTLPTDNMAQNEVMASINSLGILVGEFNTEMINMSK from the coding sequence ATGAAGAATAAAAATTTTGAAAAAGTAAAAGAGTGGCTGTTGGATTATGAGTTCAATGTGACCTTTGAAGATGAAGGGCAGTCAATTCTGATCATTGAAAAAGAATCGAACGGAATTAAAAATATGATTTTGATTATTTCTGATTCTATACTGATCATGGAGCAGTTTCTTTTTGAAATTAAACATCCAACCGAGTCGATCTACAGAACTTTGTTACAGAAAAACAGAGATATTGTACATGGAGCTTTTGTATTGGACGGATCCGGGAAAAGAGTGATCTTCAGAGATACGCTTCCCACAGATAATATGGCACAGAATGAAGTGATGGCTTCCATCAATTCTCTGGGGATTCTTGTAGGAGAATTCAATACGGAAATGATTAATATGAGTAAATAA
- a CDS encoding PspA/IM30 family protein, protein MNIFKRLFNIGKAEIHSAIDGFEDPIKLTEQGIRDMKEQLAKSVEALAQLKALSIRKKNESEREDQTAKDYYGKAIVLVQKAEKGEVSAEEADRLAKEALKKQTAAQENAVHLNKEHEKLHAECEKMQTNINTLKSNIAKWENELKTLKARVQVSEATKDINKQMTQIDTHSTVNMLEKLKERVVQQEALAEAYLDISNAGKSIDDEIDAVVKNDETQAEDALKKLKESLKKE, encoded by the coding sequence ATGAATATTTTTAAAAGACTGTTTAATATAGGAAAAGCTGAAATTCACTCAGCAATCGACGGATTTGAAGATCCGATTAAACTTACAGAACAAGGAATAAGAGATATGAAAGAACAGTTGGCGAAAAGCGTTGAGGCTTTAGCTCAGCTGAAAGCGCTGTCGATCCGTAAAAAAAATGAATCGGAGCGAGAAGATCAGACTGCTAAAGATTATTATGGAAAAGCTATTGTTTTGGTCCAAAAAGCTGAAAAAGGAGAAGTTTCTGCGGAAGAAGCCGATCGTTTGGCAAAAGAAGCGTTAAAAAAACAGACCGCAGCTCAGGAAAATGCAGTACATCTGAATAAGGAACATGAAAAACTTCATGCGGAATGCGAAAAAATGCAGACTAATATCAATACGCTGAAATCCAACATTGCGAAATGGGAAAATGAACTGAAAACTTTAAAAGCGAGAGTTCAGGTGAGTGAAGCGACAAAAGATATTAATAAGCAAATGACGCAGATCGACACGCATTCTACAGTCAATATGCTCGAAAAATTGAAAGAGAGAGTTGTGCAGCAGGAAGCTTTGGCAGAAGCATATTTGGATATATCAAATGCAGGAAAGTCGATTGATGATGAAATTGATGCGGTAGTAAAAAATGATGAGACACAAGCTGAGGATGCTTTGAAAAAATTAAAGGAATCCCTTAAAAAAGAATAA